The proteins below are encoded in one region of Antennarius striatus isolate MH-2024 chromosome 7, ASM4005453v1, whole genome shotgun sequence:
- the LOC137599226 gene encoding heparan sulfate glucosamine 3-O-sulfotransferase 1-like, whose amino-acid sequence MGCTFGGVTMPKYLIGTACLMVAFLIVLLLFAVNSPTLPYNRRADKRSPSHPTFSPHENENTIRQKNTLQRLPDAIIIGVAKAGTRALIDMLNLHSGVAVAQAEVHFFDVESNYEMGFPWYISQMPYAFPGQLTVEKSPGYFTAIKAPERVHQMNPDIKLLLIVREPAMRMVSEYTQYFHNALEKHKSYTPIDDFLLKDGEIDVENNSALKSSLYYVHMQNWLKYFPRDSFHVVNGERLISSPWEEMAKVERFLKLDPQINASYFYFNETKGFYCFRNRKKDGCLGDSKGRAHPYVEPAILQKLHQFFHEPNKKFSELVSQTFNWM is encoded by the coding sequence ATGGGGTGTACTTTTGGTGGCGTCACAATGCCAAAATACTTAATTGGCACTGCCTGCCTCATGGTGGCGTTCCTCATTGTGCTGCTCCTATTTGCTGTCAATTCCCCTACCCTTCCCTACAACCGTAGGGCTGATAAAAGATCACCTTCACACCCAACTTTTTCTCCCCACGAGAACGAGAACACCATTCGCCAAAAGAACACCCTCCAGCGACTTCCTGATGCTATAATTATTGGGGTGGCAAAGGCAGGGACGCGGGCGCTGATAGATATGCTCAACCTTCACAGCGGAGTGGCAGTAGCTCAGGCAGAGGTGCACTTCTTTGACGTGGAAAGTAACTATGAGATGGGCTTTCCATGGTATATCAGTCAAATGCCTTACGCCTTCCCTGGACAGCTGACAGTAGAGAAGTCCCCTGGTTACTTCACCGCTATCAAAGCCCCTGAACGCGTACATCAGATGAACCCTGACATCAAGCTGCTACTCATCGTCAGAGAACCCGCAATGCGAATGGTATCAGAATACACCCAGTACTTTCACAATGCACTGGAGAAGCACAAGAGCTACACGCCCATCGATGACTTTCTGTTGAAGGACGGTGAGATTGATGTTGAAAATAATAGCGCTCTAAAAAGCAGCTTGTACTATGTTCACATGCAGAATTGGCTCAAGTACTTCCCACGTGATAGCTTTCATGTTGTGAATGGGGAGAGGTTGATCAGTAGCCCCTGGGAAGAGATGGCAAAGGTGGAGAGATTCTTAAAGCTGGACCCACAAATAAATGCGtcatatttttactttaatgaaACAAAAGGATTCTACTGTTTTAGGAACCGCAAGAAAGATGGGTGCTTGGGTGATTCCAAAGGCAGGGCTCATCCTTATGTGGAGCCTGCCATCCTCCAGAAACTCCACCAGTTCTTTCATGAACCCAACAAGAAGTTCTCTGAGCTTGTGAGTCAAACATTCAACTGGATGTGA